DNA from Babylonia areolata isolate BAREFJ2019XMU chromosome 35, ASM4173473v1, whole genome shotgun sequence:
TAGTGTCAAGCAGGGTTGTGTGCTCAGTCGCCCCAACATTATTTggcatatttttctccatgcTTCTGTCATATGCATTCGCAAACAACGAAGATAGAGTTTACCTACACACAAGATCTGACGGAAAGCTCTTCAACCTGGCCAGACTCAGAGCCAAGACCAAAGTCAGGCATGTCACCAGTCAGAGAGGCTCTCTTCGCCGATGACGTTGCactagtgacacacacagaggaggcccTTCAGCGGAGACTCACAGACCGCGTCAGTTGCGCACGCGTGCAATGAATTCAGTTTGgcccgcaccatcagcctgaagaAAACGGAGGTGATGGGACAGGGCACAAACTCTCCGGCCTCCAACAATCCACATCGGGAGCCACGAGCTGAACAGCTGAACACAGTTGACCGGTTTCAGTATTATCTGGGGTCGACAATAACTTCGAATCTCCCCCTCGAGCCAGAGATCAGCTCAAGAATTGCGAAGGCCGCCGCCGGGGTCATGTCCAAACTTCACAAGAGGGTGTGATCAAACGAAAGCTTGACGGTGAACACTAAGATGCAGGTCAGTGTATCGAGCTTGCGTTCTAAGCACCCGGATACTCAACTCGAGTGAAACATGGACCGGCCACATCAGTATGCTGCCCAAGAGAAGAGACCGTTTCCATATCCGATGCCTCAGACGCATTCttggaatccgatggcaggacaagatcccaaacaCTGTAGCACGGAGCCGGCGTGCAGGCTTCAGTTGCCAACTGTCTTCTCCCTTCTGAGTCGACGCCGTCAGTATTCGCTGGCTCGGTCATGTTCGCGGTTGGCCACCGCCGAATGGATGAAGGCCGCAGTCCCTAACTTGAAGATCTCCGGCagtgctgtacggcgaactatcagagggatctaggccTCATAGTCAGTCGAGGCCGCCCCCGCCTAAGATTCAAAGACGCCTGCAAACGGGACTTGACAAGTAcagatgtgctgtcctgggaaagcttGCGGACTCATGTGGACCCAGGAAATCTGCTATTCAGAGACAgtgggtgaaacaagcagagagaagccgcattgactcgcgtaggagaaaaaaagagccacacgcaggtcaaattctgtaaaccaagcaggaCCTACATATATCTGTCCCACTGACATGCAGTAGAGCCGATTGCCAGTCCAGCATTGGTCTACAAACCCACCACGACAGCCGGCCCCGGGAAGTGCAATACCCgacagtgactacatttctggtgccgGCAGCCCGGCAttgtctctcgagacggaaggaggccgacgacgacgaccgACGACCAACTCAATTGCTTCTTCATGCAAATTAAGTGATGTAGCTCAGGACCATCACTGAATATTGCAATGGGACTCAGTGATCTGTCTCTGGCCGTGTTGACCAATCCGTCAATTACTCAGTGATTCGCCGGATTGTTAAAATGCTACGATACAAAACACAACTTGAACATGATTCATTTTCATTACACATAGtaaaaacgcaacaacaacaacaacaacaaaagtctttttttaattttttttttagttggcgcAAGAAAGGCAAAAAGAATTAAACTGTGTGATTCTTATAAGAATGCCGCCGAACTTATTACATCAAGTAATCAGTGCGGTGAACATCAGTACACCGGCCCCCGTTCTCCCACTAGActacccccgtcacacacacacacacacacacacacacacacacactccgtgccATACAGCGCATTCATCAGTGTGGACTCGGACTCTTTCAGTgtggcagtggcagtgtgtgtgtgtgtgtgtgtgtgtgtgtgtgtgtcagtgtgtgtgtcggtgtgtcgtgCGCGCGCACTGTGCTAGCAAcctcattttattgactcacttgtgtatgtgtgtgtgtgtgtgtgtgtgtccgtgtgtctgtgtgtccgtggtaaactttaacatcgacattttctctgcaaatactttgtcagttgacaccaaattaggcataaaaataggaaaaattcagttctttccagtcatcttgtttaaaacaatattgcacctctgggatgggcacaaaaaaataaaaaaaagaagcctaattatatgcaaactgcatttactgtgatatttatattttttgtattctctaaacttggcgctttgacctcttattctgacacaacaacaagaggagtcattattatcattttttgttcaaacaggaacttcttttgcttagcatggaatttttatttattttgcaaacgttttggtgcagatagtaaagaagggaaattactctgtaattaatgctaggggacgtaatttatcacaagtgagtcttgaaggccttgcctctcttgttcctttttgttgttgttgttgttgtttgtttttgtttgtttgtttgcttgcttgcttttttccgttttaaaaaaaattatttatctatttatttatttattttattttatttttattattattattttttttgctgttgttgttgttttcttgtttgtttttcacaccgTGGCAATAGCATCttcgattttttcttctttttttctcagttcttGACAATcttttttacaagtttttttttatttttaaagcctttatgtttttttctgtgtactcTTTAATGTGTTCTTTTTCGTGTTCCTTTTTAACATACACATGCCTTTTTAACCGTACACATTTCAATCGAGGTTTTGTTTCAGCGTGTAGTCTTTCACTAGTGTAGCATAAAACAAAAACCACTCCTTGGCCACTATTTCCAGTGCTCGTTTCTGGTTTGTATGGTggaaccatcgagctcaatagttcCATTCTTGAACATGAACTTGACAAAATCAGTGTGTAGGCCTTTTGGCTTTTACACGGTCCATACGCTCCTACTATTACTGTGGCATGCGTGGGTAGTATCATGTAATGCTTACAGACTAACAAAGACAAACTGGATTGTAGACAGTTGAACTGCCCTTCCAAAACACACTCAACTCAGTGAGTGGAACCACGGATGTTCGTAAGTCCGTGGGGTGGAACCACGGACTTTTAATGGCTCAAAATGGAGCTCGATGGTGGAGCCAACGAAGATCCACGGACTTTGACGAAGAGCCCACACAAAAACTGTTTCGTCATTCGACAAATGTTTTGAGGTGTCCCAAGCATCACTTGACAAAATGGCGCCCGTGAAAGTGGAAGTCGAATACTGGTCAGTAAACATTCTAGTTGAATCATTAGAAACAGAGGTGATTTTTCAAAATTATAAGAGTTTCTGTGTCAACAACCTCAAGCATTGCTCGAATATATTATCTTCAAATATTCATAATGCTATTTATTAATATTAAAATGTTTGAAGCTGGTTGTGCTCACTTCATAGGTAGGTATAGAATAGGGACGAAGTAGGCCTCGCGGCCTTTTTGATGTCCCTTCTTTTTCGTCAACATTGAGTAGTGTCTGCATTGCATGCGGTAATTTTCCTACGAGTAAtttaatcatcatattcatacttttttatctttacatttatATCAGCGTCCAGAAGATTCTTGAATTGGTTAAGAGTTGGTCCTGTTTTGGTTAGTTCTGTTAGTGGGTTCCACCATTTTATAACGCGGTTAGTAAAAGTGTATGTTTTGGCATTTAATCGAGTATGTTTTGGGTATATATCTTTGCTAGAGCTTCGTGTTTTTTCAACAGTGTTAAATTCAAAGAAATCTTCCACTCTTAAATCATCTAAATTGTATATGATTTTGTATACTTGGATCATATCTCCCCTATATCGTCTATATTTCAGTGATGGAAGGTCCAGTTGCCTCAGCCTTTCTCCATAATCCATGTCTTTTAGTTCACTTAATAATTTTGTagctcttctttgcaccctttCTATTAATGCTAGCAATCCTTTCCGGTTTCGGTATCCCCATATAGTGTTACCATATTCCAAGTGTGGTCTTACCAAGGCTTTATAtagataaaggaaattttctttatcAAGGTAAGTAAAGGTCCTTTTAATAATTCCAAGCATACTATTTGCTTTATTGATTGCCGTATGGATATGTTTCTCAAAAGTAAATTTTGAGTCAAAGATAACTCCGATGTCTTTTTCTTCGGTACATTTAGTAATGCTTATACTTTTTTGACTATCCATATAATACTCATGTTCAGGATTTCTGTTACCTATATGCATGATTTTGCATTTTGCGGCATTAAAATATAGGTtccattgtcttgtccagtcttgtagtctgtcaatgtctctttgTAGTATATCCTTGTATGTCGTTTATCTCAAAGTTCAACTTCAAGTCTTTATATATTGAGAAATTGGGGCAAAGGCTTACGATTAGGGTTGAGTTTTAAAAGCGAATTCTCATTACGCCGAATGTTAGTTCAAGCGGATCTTAAAACAGGACAAGAATCGAAAATGGCTGGAAAGACGATCTCGACCTATCTTCAACTCGAGTCCGTCGCTAGCATCAGATTCACAGATTTTGATACTTATTAGTTACTACAGAAAAAAGCGTTTCAGGAAATGAGGAAAACTTATAATAACAGGTTTGCTCGCTCTGTTCGACAATGATATTATGACGGTCAAACTGGTGAATTATTTACCTGACGAAATGTGTTGATCGGGTGTCAGTTCATTTTTTTCCATTGAGGAACCCCACCCATTTGTGGAGACACCCAAATTACCCCAAATGACCCCAAATGACGCCAAATGACACCAAATTATGCCAAATTACCCGAAATGACGCCAAAATCTTAGACAATTTGAATGAACGCattttcgtgtctgtgtgtgatttggtgttGAAAGTTTGAGTGCCGAGTGGGGTATGAGGGGGTGCTTTGGAGACAAAAGTGCGTTCCGGTGCAAGATAAGTACTAGTAATAACATCAaatatgataatataatataatataataagctGTCCATGTTTACCACCTTTCAGTTAGCGCCACAATGTGTCTTTTTCAAAGAAGATTTCTAACTTTTGTTTCAAGCGAGTTCCGATTCTGGTTACTTTCGAAACAAAAACTTAAATTCTTAGAAAGTTATTGTCGCTCACTATTGAGTAGTGTTCACATGCTGGCATTCACGATCAAACGGGAGAGCTGAGTGAGAGCAATTCACTATCACTAATCACACTTTTCAAGTGATACAACTTGACAGGGTGCCCACTTGACATATCTTGTACGACATGCCGCGACGATACCCCTGTACGACTTGTGGGACACACTGTGGTGTGAATAACAGCAGTGTCAAGTGTTCAACCTGCCAAGGATGGGTCCACAGGTAAGCCATGACAGATTTTATTTACAGAGACTCCCACCTTAACCAATTTACAAAAGGAACATAAACCATTTACACTTGCTCCAATAGCCTTTAAGACCACATTTGTTCCTATAATTCTATGTATAATGCGCAGCTGTAGCCATTTAAGAGACGTGTCACTAATTTTGTGTACTTTATGAAAGCATGTCTTCCAATTAATATCCTTGTTCATTTTAGTGTTCCATTGACGGCAACAGTTTGGCTCGACTGAACAACAATTTAAAGTTTCATGCGATGATGTTacatgttttatgttttattttcaatcTCATTTACGCTGTCCACGAGACAAATTCCTTGTTTTTAAACTTGGCAATAAATTATCCTGTATGCTGTATCTTTATAcgtctgtttgctctctctctctctctctcatatacatctAAAAAACTCAACGAACGATTTATTTTTGTATCACAGACGGTGTGTGCCCTTGACATATGAAACCATGGAGCACTGGTCTGAGGAGGATCTCACTTTCGTATGCAGAGCATGCGCATTCTCGGATGATGGAACATATGATTCCATAAAAGCACTTCAGAGGTAAGTGTTGGTATGGTGATCACCACTATAATTGACCTGCTCAGGTTAGTCGATTTCGATGTGTGACTGGCATCCCTTGCAAGGCCTCACGATCCCAAATAAAAAAGAACGTTCCATTGACTCGTAAGCGAATATTCGGTCTTAATTCTCTCATTTCCTCTAAAGGCTATAAGTAAAGAGACAATAAGGTGGGGACACTCAATAAAGATAGACGAGACGAAAAAACGTGACGTTTCGAGGTTGCTCTTTGtcaaacaaaacacagtacaaaCAAAAGGGAGAGGGAAATTACATCACATAGAATCTAGACCTAGGGGTTGAATAGAACAAGTAAACGACAACTAGCGGAGAAAGGGTCCaagaaagatgaaaataattAGAAGAAAAGGGATGGAAGAAAGGAcggaaggggaggagaaaagagCAAAATATACAAAGATAACTACTAAGAGTACATAGAAAATAAAACTAAGAAATAAATGAACTGGCCTGAGTAGCAAAAAATTATAATTTTGTCAAACAAAATTCAAAGTAAAAAATACACTGATAACTCACAACCAGTGGGTTATACAACTAGCAAATAAACATTCTCTCAAATAACAGCCAAACCCTAATCACTACTATTTCATTACAAgttggacaatttttttttaaatggtgctAAGCCCAATAGGTAAATTTTTTACATGGAATGATATTGCTCTTTTCCATGTAATAATTCCTTTATCAATTATGTATCATGACTTTTTAACCAACCCAAACAACTATGTTTTTAAGAGTTGGACGATTGTTTTCAGACTCCAAGACGCCCAAAGTGAaacgatagagaaagagaaacaaggcaGGAGTGAGAAGTTGCTCTTGGAGACATACGAAGTGAAACTACCTACTTTGTCAGGAGCTGCTGACTCAAACATCCTTCAAGTGGACAAAGTGTCGCAGGATATTTTGGGGAGATTTCATCCAATCATGTTGGAAACCCATGTTCCCGTTTCTGTGATGGGTGACGGTAATTGTTTGTTCCGTGCTGTTTCTCGAGCATTGTATCAAACTGAACAATACCACTCATTGATCAGATTGTTTGCAGCCATTGAGGTGGCAACAGAAGGAAAACACTATGATATCAATCACACTAACTTTGTTGATCATTTTTCTGATCCAAGAATTTTCTTTGAATCTTATGAAAATGTGCTAAAAGATGTTTGCACATATCATGGTTACTGTGGGATGATGGCAATTAGTGCCATCAGTGCATCGTTGGGAATTGCCATTCAGTCATACTGTCCTCCCACACAAGCAGCATATTTTCTCACTGAGCCATTATCGAGAGAGATCAGGGGACGGGGTGTTACCCGTCGACAAAGTCCTGTGGTTGTTTTGATGTGGACACAGTCACATATGCCAACCCAAGCAAAAGACTTTCAACCAGACCACTTTGTTCCACTGTTGGACAAAAGGAATTCAACCTGTACCAATGATGATCCATGTGATAATGACTCACCTGTGCAAGTTGATGATGACTCACCTGTGCATGTTGATGATGTTCatactcatgatgatgatgctcatgacaatgatgatgtacATGATGGTGATGCACATAACAATGATGATGCACATGACAACGATgatgcacatgatgatgatgatgaacatgacgatgataatgcacatgatgatgaggaggaggaggaggaggatgcacatgacgatgatgatgcacaTGACAATAATGGtgcacatcatgatgatgatgatgatgcatatgacgatgaagatgcacatgttgatgacaatgatgatgcacatgacgatgatgatacacgTGACAATAATAAGGGATCTGAAAGCAAACTTCCATATGGTAAATTTTTAGATGCTAATAAACTTGTGGGACTTTTGCAAAGTGTTCCCTTAGATCAGAGTTTGTCAGATGTGCCTCGTGGAAAAAAAGAtgatgtcttttttgttgttaacaACGAAAATAATGTCAAAAGACGTGCAGAAGGAAAAGCATCTCATTACTGGGATGACCGAGGAGCCTGGCGGGAGGGgacaacaagcaaaacacattTCCTTAAAGACAAAAACGGAATCAAAACCATTTACTTCCGCCAAAATCAATATCATGTTCAAAAGAAACAGGCCAAGAAAATAATATATGTACCTTTGGAATCCCAACCCAATCAGGATGAAGTTATAGTTCTTCACAGATACTATGCAAAACATGGGACTGGACAATCCTATGAGAAAAGGGTTGCATGGCTTGTTTCTGGCGGTTTTGCGCCAATTGCTGTACATGAATTCAAAGGTAAATGCCGGACTCCAAATCCACACTCTCACATTAGAATGCATCCCAAAGCCATGGAAAAAATGAAGGaggatacaaaaacaaagaaaccaatggTGATATATCGAGAGGGTGATCTTTTTGAAGGACCAACAAACAAACGTCAAGTTTATAATGCAAAAGCACGGACACAAACTTCTTACAAAGAACAAGGTCTCCACAAAGCAAATTTTTCTGACCAACTTGCAGCACTTGAGGAGATGCAACAAAATGTTCCATTCGTTCATCCTATGAGGCAACACAAGAAAGTGCCATGCATTATTCTTTACAATGCAGACCAAATTCAAGATTTAAAGAGATTTTGTTGTCCACCCCTGTCTGCGCATTCAACCGTACTCTGTATCGACAAAACCTTTAATCTCGGGGATGTACATGTCACAGCGACAGTATACAAATGCTTAGCAGTTAAAAGAAAGCGCACAAATGATTTCCCGTTATTCTGTGGTCCAATTTTCCTACACGGAAACAGCGATACAGAAACTTTCACTTCATTTCTCCAACATCTGAGTGGGTGTCTGAGAAATTGCCCCCAAATCCCAGTGCTGGGGAGCGATGAAGAAAAAGCACTTCGGGAAGCAATGTCTTTAGCATTTCCTAACTCCATCAGACTTGTGTGCACAcagcacatgaaaaaaaccctcATGAATGATCTCTCTGATAAAGTTGGTTggcccccaaaacaaagaaaagagcttGTAAATAAGATTTTTGGCAAAATGGGCATTTTAGAGAAAGCTAAAGATCATGCAATGGTGTCGGACCAAATGACACATTTGGCAGAACAGTCAGGAAATGCAGTGGTGCAAAGAATGCTTCAGCGTCTCTCAAGTTTACTAGCAGAAAACGCAAAAGCTTTGGACAGACCTGGTCTGCTCCACAGTCAATGTCGTTGGACAAACAACAATGCAGAAAGCATCAACCATGTGCTTAAGCAGGCAACAAACAGGAAGTCGCTCAAGCTTGTGGACCTTGTTTGCATGCTTCATGATGTTGTGAAAGACCAATACAGAGAGGTCAAAAGAGCAATTTGCGGGGTGGGTGAGTTTTTCTTGACTGACGAGTTCAGCAAATTTGCTGTTCCCCGAGACCATTGGTAtgatcaaacagacaaacaaagagaaaaacatgaCCAGAAATttcaaaattctgcaaaagagGTGATTGTGAGAAGCACAAGCATGACAAAAGTTGCCGTTGAGGCCAAGCATAAAGGGAAAAAGCCAGGTCAGCTGAAAAGGAAAGCCACTGCAAAAACATCCAGCAcgccaaagaaaagaagaaaaactgtacAATCACAAGAGTGAACAGACATCAAAGCTCCTGATGATAATCAGTTAGGGTGACTAGGCGTGAGAAACCCGTGCTCCGCACTCAAATCAAAACCAAAGTAtcggattaaaagaaaaaaggaaaaagcttGATTTTGTTCGCCAGTAACCTTTTATGTTTTACATTTCGGAAacatgtacaatttttttttttttaaggggcctATGTGCTAACAGTTATTACGAGTTCATGTATTCATGTTTACAAATcgtaaaaaatgaatgaaagcttCAATTTTTATAATCATTACTGCCTAACATTTATTTCTTAAcatgcaaaacattttttttttattacattttttataTGTTCCTTTTCCGTCCCATCAGTTACTCAGAAACACCACTCCAGTCAATTAATTTTTCACGTTGTGCTAAAATCCCTTTATTCACATATCATTACACATTATCTGAAGGCACCAGAACCTTATTTTCTGTCTTGGGTCTTATATTTTCAGAAATTTATTTAATTGAAGTTACAATGTAAAAACAGACTgactttttctgtcccatcagtTACCAAATTTATAACATATGTAATATGGACATATATGATGTTTGAAATCAAATGCATGTTTTTCTTGATAAATGTGCCATTGCTTGTTAGATTTGTGTGAAGAATGTTCAATAAAAGTTGATTCAAATTTACTCTGTGAGTGATTTTTTGTTGAAAAGTAGTGTCTGAATCATACTGAGACTGATGAGACTAATAATTGCAAATATTACgggtttcatgatttttttttttcacaatgtggCAAATACTTTGGGAAATCATTGTGGTAATTTGGCGTAAAGACCGGGTAATTTGGCGTCATTTGGGGTAATTTGGGTAAAGATCGGGTAATTTGGCGTAATTTGGCGTCATTTTGGGTAATTTGGGTAAAGAGTAACACCGAGGAAAACTTATAATAACAGGTTTGCTCGCTCTGTTCGACAATGATATTATGACGGTCAAACTGGTGAATTATTTACCTGACGAAATGTGTTGATCGGGTGTCAGTTCATTTTTTTCCATTGAGGAACCCCACCCATTTGTGGAGACACCAAGACAGCCTGATGTGTCCACTGCACAGgcaggggtggagtgtgtgtatgtgtgtgtgtgtttgcccggtGTAAGTATGTATActtgtgtcatgatgtgtgtgtccctctgtgtgtgtgtcactgtgtgtgtcactgtgtgtgtgtatgtgtgtgtgtacaggcagaACCACCAAACAGTGGAGACATTTTCTTCAGTTACAATGTTGGCTTCAcatgcacagaaagaaagagacagagaatggtggACACATTGCTCTGGGGGCACATCAGTTTACTCCCTCCTTTTGTGTCTTGTCAAATATGCCATagatttgtttgtttaaaaaaagggaaaaaaagacattgGCAGTAAATAAACTTACACTGGCTTTGCTTTTCAATGTGATGCAGTATACATTTGCAAGCCCACACATATGTATTCCAGTATTTCCAGAAACAGCAACTTACCTGCAACAAGTTTATGGCTTTAGCAATGAATGCATGTATAGCCTAGATGCAAACCATAGACTTATgtgcccccccttttttcttttttgtttttgttttttttgcttgaacTGCCATAACTTTCAAAGttacatgctcacatacacagacacatacccaccCATGCTTACTACACTATCTGATTGAAACATACTTTGTTGTAATCAAGATTAGTGCTTCGTTATTGAATTACTGTGTGCCTGTTAcacattaattttctttcacacacagacacacacgcacagacacacacagacacaaacacacacacacacatacacacacaccaaaaatcaaacaaacaaaaaacactgaatgTGTTACAAaccagcgcccatgacttactgATCAAACAGGGAAGATTGAATATATGAAAAGTACACTgaaagagcaaagactgtgtgCTACCTGTACCAGTTTAGAAGACTAGATTAAGCTTTCAGACAATTGCTTGAAATACAGTGATTTACAGAAACAGATTCTTAAATGATGCCTGTCATCCAAATGCCAAGCCTAACGTGCTGACCTTACTAAAAATCATAGCCAAGGCTGGCGAATTGTGTCTATGAATATTTCTTTTCAtaacatgtttatgttttattgtgtcctATAAACCATGGGGTTTTATGACAAGAAAATATTGTATTTTATGCATGCTCACACAATGAATGTGATGTGTAAGTGAATTAGTAAACAATGCAGACTTGTCACTTTAATTAAGGCAGTGAGGCAAGCAGCTCATCTGCCAACATGCAGGCAGTGTGGAAAATGAAGGACTTTTATACTTTTATTCTGTTCTAAAAATTTTTTATGCCAGTTCAGATTTcattttcaaggtgtcaaagggtGAAGACATCCATACAATACATAAATATacactacaccaaatctgctgttaaaaaaaaaaaaaaagaagaagaagagaaaaagaaagaaaagaccagaTGTCTGATCTCGCATAATAACCCCAGtgtgctggtcaggtcttgagatgACTTGACAAACTGAGGAAGTTAATATGCAGTGTTGTGGCAAGCGTTATGCAATGCAACAATGTGTACTGTAACCTGTGTTTAAACCTTTCTTTCAGTGGCGGATGAGGTTACGAACCTCGGTTCAGGGAGTTGGCCGACTATCTTCACGGCCAAGTCCCTGACGCCGAGGTTTCTGGCAATGTTGGCCGTTCATGTGAGTTCCCTTTTCTTGAATTGTTGTATTTAAGACCaggtatgttgttggtgttgttgacacAGCAGAAAAAGTTGTACAAACAGCAATGACTGAAAGTTCTTGCAAGCTGAAAATCAAAATATTAACTTTGTGAAAATGTACAATAGATTAAGACTGTTTTATTATTGCAAAATGAGGAATTAGTCTTCATGTTCTGTTTTATTATTGCAAAATGAGGAATTAGTCTTCATGTTCTGTTTTATTATTGCAAAATGAGGAATTAGTCTTCATGTTCCCAGTGGGAAACAGTCTCTGTGCTTTTAGAGGAATTTAGAGGAAACTGTCTTTACACCGCCAGTTGTAATGGTATTTGAAGGAGGAAATACTTCTGTGTCTTTTCCAGAGTTGATTACCTATACTATTGAAAAACAGAGTAACACATTGAGTACATTTGTTGTATAGAAGATAACTGTAGTGTACTTTTAATGTTACTGAATTTTAATTGAATGTGGAAGAGCACTCTTGTGCTTAACACCCTATGTATTTCAGATGTTTTTGGACTTTTAACTGttaccatccaacacacacctccaaacGTTTTCTGCCTGTTTCATATCATCCATAGATAAAGTCCATGTTCAGTGA
Protein-coding regions in this window:
- the LOC143278151 gene encoding uncharacterized protein LOC143278151, whose amino-acid sequence is MPRRYPCTTCGTHCGVNNSSVKCSTCQGWVHRRCVPLTYETMEHWSEEDLTFVCRACAFSDDGTYDSIKALQRLQDAQSETIEKEKQGRSEKLLLETYEVKLPTLSGAADSNILQVDKVSQDILGRFHPIMLETHVPVSVMGDVADEVTNLGSGSWPTIFTAKSLTPRFLAMLAVHHPLR
- the LOC143278149 gene encoding uncharacterized protein LOC143278149 — translated: MMAISAISASLGIAIQSYCPPTQAAYFLTEPLSREIRGRGVTRRQSPVVVLMWTQSHMPTQAKDFQPDHFVPLLDKRNSTCTNDDPCDNDSPVQVDDDSPVHVDDVHTHDDDAHDNDDVHDGDAHNNDDAHDNDDAHDDDDEHDDDNAHDDEEEEEEDAHDDDDAHDNNGAHHDDDDDAYDDEDAHVDDNDDAHDDDDTRDNNKGSESKLPYGKFLDANKLVGLLQSVPLDQSLSDVPRGKKDDVFFVVNNENNVKRRAEGKASHYWDDRGAWREGTTSKTHFLKDKNGIKTIYFRQNQYHVQKKQAKKIIYVPLESQPNQDEVIVLHRYYAKHGTGQSYEKRVAWLVSGGFAPIAVHEFKGKCRTPNPHSHIRMHPKAMEKMKEDTKTKKPMVIYREGDLFEGPTNKRQVYNAKARTQTSYKEQGLHKANFSDQLAALEEMQQNVPFVHPMRQHKKVPCIILYNADQIQDLKRFCCPPLSAHSTVLCIDKTFNLGDVHVTATVYKCLAVKRKRTNDFPLFCGPIFLHGNSDTETFTSFLQHLSGCLRNCPQIPVLGSDEEKALREAMSLAFPNSIRLVCTQHMKKTLMNDLSDKVGWPPKQRKELVNKIFGKMGILEKAKDHAMVSDQMTHLAEQSGNAVVQRMLQRLSSLLAENAKALDRPGLLHSQCRWTNNNAESINHVLKQATNRKSLKLVDLVCMLHDVVKDQYREVKRAICGVGEFFLTDEFSKFAVPRDHWYDQTDKQREKHDQKFQNSAKEVIVRSTSMTKVAVEAKHKGKKPGQLKRKATAKTSSTPKKRRKTVQSQE